One stretch of Leadbetterella byssophila DSM 17132 DNA includes these proteins:
- a CDS encoding virulence RhuM family protein, translated as MSELILYTTEDGLTKINVKLEDETVWLTIDQMAELFNKSRSTINEHILNIYQEGELLEADTMRKIGISDFSTKPTNHYNLDVIISVGYRVKSIQGTRFRQWATQRLKEYIVKGFTMDDDRLKGLGGGNYWKELLDRIRDIRSSEKVMYRQILDLYATAVDYDPKSEASLTFFKIVQNKLHYAAHGHTASEVIYMRVDSDKPFAGLTNFKGEAPTQAEAMIAKNFLEEKELKVLNNLVAAYFDLAELNAIEERPMRMDDYIRELDNILNSTGRKVLDNAGSISTEKAKEKAVAEYKKYKAKTLSSVEKEYLKTITALEKQAKQADKLSKAKKGGKA; from the coding sequence ATGAGTGAACTGATATTATATACCACCGAAGACGGTTTAACCAAAATAAACGTCAAATTAGAGGACGAAACCGTTTGGCTAACCATAGACCAAATGGCGGAATTATTCAATAAAAGCCGCTCTACTATTAATGAGCATATCTTAAATATTTATCAGGAAGGTGAATTATTAGAAGCGGATACCATGAGAAAAATCGGAATTTCCGATTTTTCTACCAAACCGACCAATCACTATAATTTAGATGTCATTATATCAGTGGGTTATCGTGTAAAATCTATTCAAGGTACACGCTTCCGCCAATGGGCTACCCAACGCCTCAAAGAATACATCGTCAAAGGGTTTACCATGGACGATGACCGTCTAAAAGGCTTGGGCGGTGGCAACTATTGGAAAGAATTACTCGACCGCATTCGCGACATTCGTTCGAGTGAAAAGGTGATGTACCGTCAGATATTGGATTTGTATGCCACGGCGGTGGATTACGACCCAAAAAGCGAAGCCAGTTTGACCTTTTTCAAAATCGTACAAAACAAATTGCACTATGCCGCACATGGGCATACAGCCTCTGAGGTGATTTATATGCGGGTAGACAGCGACAAACCTTTTGCAGGATTAACCAACTTCAAAGGCGAAGCACCTACCCAAGCTGAAGCCATGATAGCCAAAAACTTCTTGGAAGAAAAAGAACTCAAAGTACTCAATAATCTGGTAGCGGCATACTTCGACTTAGCAGAGCTGAACGCCATAGAAGAACGCCCCATGCGCATGGACGACTACATTCGCGAGTTGGACAACATTCTCAACAGCACAGGGCGTAAAGTCTTGGATAACGCAGGCAGCATTTCTACGGAAAAAGCCAAAGAAAAAGCAGTAGCCGAATACAAAAAGTACAAAGCCAAAACCCTCAGCAGCGTGGAAAAAGAATACCTCAAAACCATCACAGCATTGGAAAAACAAGCCAAGCAAGCTGATAAACTAAGCAAAGCCAAAAAAGGAGGAAAAGCATGA